The Virgibacillus phasianinus genome includes a window with the following:
- a CDS encoding nuclear transport factor 2 family protein, with amino-acid sequence MEPTISQYRDLKIICEEDCGNSPKKKLLQEFSIAFAVCDTDFVINQIANDVYWHLIGDRVIQGKEPFVKMMVDRKDKKINEIHIQNIITHGRTGAVNGTLNVGGMKRYDFCDIYNFSSAGKNSKIKEITSYVIKNTSHF; translated from the coding sequence TTGGAACCGACGATTTCACAATATAGGGACCTAAAAATAATATGTGAGGAAGATTGCGGGAACTCGCCTAAAAAAAAGCTGCTTCAAGAATTTAGTATAGCCTTTGCTGTATGCGATACGGATTTTGTGATCAATCAAATTGCAAATGATGTTTACTGGCATTTAATTGGTGATAGGGTTATTCAGGGAAAAGAACCATTTGTCAAAATGATGGTAGACAGAAAAGACAAAAAAATAAATGAAATTCATATCCAAAACATCATTACACATGGACGTACCGGAGCAGTGAACGGTACGTTAAATGTAGGAGGAATGAAACGGTATGATTTCTGTGACATATACAACTTTTCAAGTGCAGGAAAAAATTCCAAAATAAAAGAAATTACCTCATATGTGATTAAGAATACAAGCCACTTTTAG
- a CDS encoding class I SAM-dependent methyltransferase: MITHQKIRVVIGAGEHNNNPNWIQTQESELNLLKRANWEKKFAPNSLEAILAEHVWEHLSYEEGIKAAKICFEFLKPGGYIRCAVPDGFFPDEDYQDGVQVGGPGPENHPAASHKIVHNYKTFVSMFEKAGFNINLLEYCDENGEFHFTEWDESKGFIYRSKRFDHRNKNGSLGFVSLIVDAIKPPDTIG; encoded by the coding sequence ATGATTACTCATCAAAAGATAAGAGTTGTGATTGGTGCTGGCGAACATAATAACAATCCAAACTGGATACAAACTCAAGAATCAGAACTAAATTTGTTAAAACGTGCTAACTGGGAAAAAAAGTTTGCGCCTAATTCATTAGAAGCTATACTAGCCGAACATGTTTGGGAGCATTTATCTTATGAAGAGGGAATAAAAGCTGCAAAGATTTGTTTTGAATTTTTGAAACCTGGAGGCTATATTCGTTGTGCGGTTCCTGATGGTTTTTTTCCTGATGAAGATTACCAAGATGGAGTTCAAGTAGGAGGCCCCGGTCCTGAAAACCATCCAGCGGCGAGTCATAAGATTGTACATAACTACAAGACCTTTGTTTCCATGTTTGAAAAAGCAGGTTTTAACATTAACCTCCTAGAATATTGCGATGAAAATGGTGAATTTCATTTTACGGAATGGGATGAGAGTAAAGGCTTTATTTATCGTTCAAAGCGTTTTGACCACAGAAATAAAAATGGGAGTCTTGGTTTTGTTTCACTTATCGTTGATGCTATAAAACCTCCCGATACTATAGGTTAA
- a CDS encoding cysteine hydrolase family protein: MTKSALLVIDVQKGMFDKDNPVYKSDLLLHNLKGLLAQAHHTDTPIFYVQHNAKAGKPLEYGTNDWEIHPDILPREEDVIIQKTTPDSFYNTSLEKELKKQGINHVIITGIQTEACVDTTCRRAFSMGYKVTLVEDTHSTWDSDEITAQQIINHHNGVLRWFADTYPSKQVKFNQQAES; this comes from the coding sequence ATGACTAAAAGCGCACTATTAGTTATTGATGTTCAAAAAGGGATGTTCGATAAGGATAACCCTGTCTACAAAAGTGATCTTTTACTTCATAATTTAAAGGGTTTGTTGGCGCAAGCACATCATACAGACACACCGATTTTTTATGTCCAGCATAATGCCAAGGCAGGAAAACCTCTGGAATACGGAACAAACGACTGGGAGATTCACCCAGATATATTGCCACGAGAAGAAGACGTTATTATTCAAAAAACCACTCCGGACTCCTTTTATAACACTTCACTTGAAAAAGAACTGAAAAAACAAGGTATTAATCACGTTATTATAACGGGGATCCAGACAGAAGCTTGTGTAGATACAACGTGTAGAAGGGCCTTCAGTATGGGATATAAGGTGACCTTAGTAGAAGATACACACAGCACATGGGATTCTGATGAAATAACCGCTCAGCAGATTATTAACCATCACAATGGAGTTCTTCGATGGTTCGCCGATACTTATCCGAGTAAACAGGTTAAATTTAATCAACAGGCTGAATCTTAG
- a CDS encoding GNAT family N-acetyltransferase, whose protein sequence is MIINNQEFQVNGLNYTIRSALVADAKVLSELRVQIDGETENMDREKGEAYIDVQGFEQIIKTDTESSRNLFLVASVDGRIVGFSRCEGIYLQRFSHKVEFGVCVLQEFWGYGIGRTLLKESLAWADTNGIKKVTLHVLETNHKAINLYKKLGFEIEGQLKNDRFLSDGEFYNTIIMGRFGFEGEANENRN, encoded by the coding sequence ATGATCATAAACAATCAGGAATTTCAGGTTAATGGATTGAATTATACGATTAGGTCGGCACTAGTTGCAGATGCCAAAGTTTTGTCTGAATTACGGGTGCAGATTGATGGTGAGACGGAAAATATGGATAGGGAAAAGGGCGAAGCATACATCGATGTACAAGGATTCGAACAGATAATAAAAACAGATACGGAAAGCTCAAGAAACTTATTTCTAGTAGCGAGTGTTGATGGACGAATCGTTGGTTTCTCCAGATGTGAAGGCATATATTTGCAAAGATTCTCTCATAAAGTAGAATTTGGTGTATGCGTCTTGCAGGAGTTCTGGGGATATGGTATTGGAAGAACCCTTTTAAAAGAGTCCCTTGCCTGGGCTGATACCAACGGCATTAAAAAAGTTACGCTGCACGTTTTAGAAACAAACCATAAGGCGATTAACCTATACAAAAAGCTAGGCTTTGAAATTGAAGGTCAATTAAAAAACGATAGGTTTCTATCTGACGGTGAATTTTATAACACTATTATTATGGGAAGATTTGGATTCGAAGGGGAAGCTAATGAAAATCGAAACTGA
- a CDS encoding CotD family spore coat protein, which produces MKHCCRSCQNNNSVSPAQDEMIVHPTKRVKNTRTNHRVVKNIHPTEVENVNRTVIRNENYYPVTHSDVNETVVENYDCGSDINSPNCRRVSPANNNNNNRHRNNRSNCGCKGWSWI; this is translated from the coding sequence ATGAAACATTGCTGTAGATCATGCCAGAATAATAATTCAGTTTCGCCTGCCCAGGATGAAATGATTGTACACCCTACTAAAAGGGTCAAAAATACTAGAACAAATCACCGCGTAGTCAAAAATATCCATCCAACTGAAGTAGAAAATGTCAATCGGACCGTCATTCGAAATGAGAATTATTATCCAGTTACTCATTCCGATGTAAATGAAACAGTAGTGGAGAATTATGATTGTGGAAGTGACATAAACTCTCCAAATTGTCGCAGGGTTAGTCCGGCAAATAATAATAACAATAATCGACATCGTAATAATCGGTCGAACTGTGGCTGTAAAGGATGGAGTTGGATCTAA
- a CDS encoding dihydrofolate reductase family protein: MASSLDGYIAAKDESLEWLFKVEGEGDNGFSEFYDTVDTILMGKRTYDWIIKQETGEFPYKGKECYVFTRSSQENTENVRFVNEDVTNFINNLKNQDGKNIWVVGGGDLLHSFIQEKLVDQFIITVAPTIIGNGIPLFKEGDSQLELMLKRTRNFNQFVELHYDIKR; the protein is encoded by the coding sequence ATTGCCTCAAGTTTAGATGGATATATTGCAGCAAAAGATGAGTCACTTGAGTGGCTTTTCAAGGTTGAGGGAGAAGGTGATAACGGTTTTTCCGAGTTTTACGACACAGTGGATACCATATTAATGGGTAAAAGGACTTACGATTGGATAATAAAACAGGAAACTGGGGAATTTCCATACAAAGGAAAGGAATGCTATGTATTTACAAGGTCTTCCCAAGAAAATACTGAAAATGTAAGATTTGTGAATGAGGATGTAACGAATTTCATTAATAACCTAAAGAATCAAGATGGGAAAAACATTTGGGTAGTAGGTGGTGGAGATTTGTTACATTCTTTTATCCAAGAAAAGCTAGTCGATCAGTTCATTATAACAGTTGCCCCGACTATAATTGGAAACGGAATTCCTCTGTTTAAAGAAGGTGACTCACAATTAGAACTTATGTTGAAAAGAACAAGGAACTTCAATCAATTTGTTGAATTACATTATGACATAAAAAGGTAA
- a CDS encoding DUF4256 domain-containing protein, with amino-acid sequence MTKKNNKKELSLEQREELFNGLKDRFEKNINRHKGLEWAKVQTKLEANTEKLWSLNEMEQTGGEPDVVDYDKKKDEYIFYDCSTESPKGRRSVCYDREALESRKKHKPENSAMDMATAMGIDLLTEEQYRELQKLESFDKKTSSWIQTPANIRELGGAIFCDRRYDNVFVYHNGAESYYAARGFRGSLRV; translated from the coding sequence ATGACAAAGAAAAATAATAAAAAAGAGCTATCACTAGAACAACGCGAGGAATTATTTAATGGATTGAAAGACCGTTTCGAGAAAAATATAAACCGCCATAAAGGTCTTGAATGGGCTAAAGTTCAAACAAAGCTGGAAGCTAATACTGAAAAACTGTGGTCGCTCAATGAAATGGAACAAACAGGCGGGGAACCGGATGTTGTTGACTATGATAAGAAAAAGGACGAATATATTTTTTATGATTGTTCAACGGAAAGTCCAAAAGGCCGCAGAAGCGTTTGTTACGACCGTGAAGCACTGGAGTCAAGGAAAAAACATAAACCAGAAAATAGCGCTATGGATATGGCGACTGCCATGGGTATTGACCTTTTAACTGAAGAACAATACCGGGAGCTGCAGAAGCTTGAAAGTTTTGATAAGAAAACATCGAGCTGGATACAAACACCTGCTAATATTAGAGAACTTGGCGGAGCCATCTTCTGTGATCGTCGCTATGACAATGTCTTTGTGTACCACAATGGAGCAGAATCCTACTATGCGGCAAGGGGTTTCCGTGGCTCACTAAGGGTCTGA
- a CDS encoding VOC family protein has protein sequence MKLVFLFYPVKDLHRSLAFYKKLGMEEDWWADKDTVALNIPGSDVKLMLEKDESEEKLTPGGMFLINSVEQFYRKHKEDFHFVIEPCDVPPGRYAAFEDESGKTVRVVDGTKNNNFFNC, from the coding sequence ATGAAATTGGTTTTTTTGTTTTATCCTGTGAAGGATTTACACCGTTCTCTTGCATTTTACAAGAAGCTTGGCATGGAAGAAGATTGGTGGGCAGATAAGGATACTGTTGCACTAAACATTCCGGGTTCTGATGTGAAATTGATGCTTGAAAAGGATGAATCAGAAGAAAAGTTAACACCAGGTGGTATGTTCCTCATTAACAGTGTTGAGCAGTTTTATAGAAAACATAAAGAAGATTTTCATTTTGTTATCGAGCCGTGTGATGTTCCACCAGGACGGTATGCCGCCTTTGAAGATGAAAGCGGTAAAACAGTACGAGTAGTTGATGGTACAAAAAATAACAATTTTTTCAATTGCTAA
- a CDS encoding HAD family hydrolase: protein MDSIIFDLDGTLWDSRDTVLIAWNKIMKQYKQVNKEITKEELKGTMGLQMKEIGENLFPNLDEDMQEKVLHECGELECDYLSEHGGSLYENVENVLNVLSKKYKLYIVSNCQHGYIEAFYKFHRLDKYFLDYENPGRTGLSKGENIRLIINRNGLKNPVYVGDTEGDLKAAKYAGIPFVYANYGFGEVNNYDYAINKFDELLKII from the coding sequence ATGGACAGTATTATATTTGATTTAGATGGAACGTTATGGGATTCAAGGGATACGGTGTTAATTGCCTGGAATAAAATAATGAAACAATATAAACAAGTTAATAAAGAAATAACGAAGGAGGAGCTTAAGGGAACAATGGGGCTCCAAATGAAAGAAATTGGTGAAAATCTATTTCCTAATTTAGACGAAGATATGCAGGAAAAGGTTTTACATGAGTGTGGTGAATTAGAATGCGACTATTTAAGCGAACACGGTGGTAGTTTATATGAAAATGTTGAAAATGTTCTTAACGTGTTATCAAAGAAATATAAGCTATATATAGTAAGCAATTGCCAGCATGGATATATTGAAGCTTTTTATAAGTTTCACCGATTAGATAAATATTTCCTGGATTATGAGAATCCAGGCAGAACCGGACTTTCCAAAGGAGAAAATATCAGATTAATCATAAACCGAAATGGTTTAAAAAATCCAGTCTACGTTGGAGATACGGAAGGTGATCTCAAGGCAGCAAAATATGCAGGGATCCCCTTTGTCTACGCAAACTATGGATTTGGAGAGGTTAACAATTATGATTATGCCATTAATAAATTTGATGAACTTTTGAAGATTATTTAG
- a CDS encoding lysozyme inhibitor LprI family protein, producing MKKQLPAEKMDQLRKEQRQWIEYRDNTAKEASLKYEGGTMEQYEYVREENNLTEGRCFELVKEYMK from the coding sequence TTGAAGAAGCAACTCCCTGCAGAAAAAATGGATCAGCTAAGAAAAGAGCAACGTCAGTGGATAGAGTACCGCGATAATACCGCAAAAGAGGCATCCCTTAAATATGAGGGCGGTACAATGGAACAATATGAATATGTGAGAGAGGAGAACAATCTTACAGAAGGAAGATGCTTTGAATTAGTAAAGGAGTATATGAAATAA
- a CDS encoding GNAT family N-acetyltransferase: MKKIIQQLKKVGVHVIENNFDIGLEFFHNGLDYSNEIDTLIDELITATEENGSKRILVECPATLLHRLSKSKERMRIVGERVIYTRKFSKQLDIKAPSHEIWSPSEPRALIFLSEVMGVEIKEAEKFLSSMKTELPSQVNRMFTVYIIDGEPVGLVFPHIEPDTNQEGRMFWIGVHPKHLGKGHGKALHRIGLSRLQKEFYAKSYLGATKKGNLPMRRIMQSNGCQQSENSMVSLEYIQ, translated from the coding sequence TTGAAAAAAATAATTCAACAACTAAAGAAAGTCGGGGTTCATGTTATTGAAAATAATTTTGATATTGGTTTAGAATTCTTCCATAATGGATTAGATTATTCTAATGAAATAGATACACTTATAGATGAACTGATAACAGCAACCGAAGAGAATGGGAGCAAAAGGATATTAGTTGAATGTCCCGCAACCCTACTACATAGGTTGAGTAAATCGAAGGAAAGAATGAGGATTGTTGGGGAAAGAGTAATCTATACCAGGAAGTTTTCAAAACAATTAGATATAAAAGCCCCATCACACGAAATATGGTCACCTTCTGAACCGAGGGCACTAATATTCTTATCAGAAGTGATGGGTGTAGAAATTAAAGAAGCGGAAAAGTTTCTTAGCAGTATGAAGACTGAATTGCCTTCACAAGTGAATAGAATGTTTACTGTTTATATCATTGACGGTGAGCCGGTTGGTCTTGTGTTCCCTCATATTGAACCTGACACCAATCAGGAAGGTCGGATGTTTTGGATTGGGGTTCATCCAAAGCATCTTGGAAAAGGGCACGGGAAAGCACTTCACAGAATTGGATTATCCAGACTTCAGAAGGAATTTTATGCAAAGTCATATCTGGGTGCTACAAAGAAAGGTAACTTGCCGATGAGGAGGATAATGCAGTCAAACGGTTGCCAACAGAGTGAAAATAGTATGGTTTCTTTAGAATACATTCAATAG
- a CDS encoding GNAT family N-acetyltransferase yields MNNLFTIDCGEILLREFRIEDVDAIYELTSQPEVYEFLPDWRSTREQRLDWVTNYEIPDNKEFLAVVPNIGEEWLKLGIVLKETGEFIGFCNTGIKEELSEPNREVAYAISKHYRNKGFITQAVKGLIKYLFENTDVEQLNVVVLPRNIASNKVINKCGFRFSGDVEIDDQLYYHYILHKKE; encoded by the coding sequence TTGAACAATTTATTTACAATAGACTGCGGTGAAATATTACTAAGGGAATTTAGAATTGAGGATGTAGATGCTATTTATGAACTGACTTCACAACCTGAAGTTTATGAATTTTTGCCAGATTGGCGTTCAACAAGAGAACAAAGGCTAGACTGGGTTACAAATTATGAGATACCTGATAATAAGGAATTTTTAGCTGTTGTACCTAATATTGGTGAGGAATGGTTGAAGTTGGGCATCGTGTTAAAAGAAACTGGCGAATTTATTGGTTTTTGTAATACAGGGATTAAAGAGGAACTAAGTGAGCCAAATCGGGAAGTTGCTTATGCCATTTCTAAGCATTATAGAAACAAGGGATTTATCACACAAGCAGTAAAAGGATTGATAAAATACCTGTTTGAAAATACCGACGTTGAACAACTAAATGTTGTGGTTCTCCCACGCAATATAGCTTCAAATAAAGTAATTAATAAATGTGGTTTTCGTTTTAGTGGAGATGTTGAGATTGATGACCAACTGTATTATCATTACATACTTCATAAAAAAGAATGA
- a CDS encoding nucleotidyltransferase family protein: protein MKIETEKDIIELIKQDEWMMNALLAAKQLNLPDWWICAGFVRSKIWDTLHNFTNRTRTPDVDVIYFDRTNLNETEEKRLEEKLMEINPIVPWSVKNEARMHITNGIPPYSSSVDAISKFPETATALGVKLDGVDNLILTAPCGISDVLNLEIKPTSFFREHPDLGTIYNERVMKKNWKDTWSRVKMHYI from the coding sequence ATGAAAATCGAAACTGAGAAAGACATAATTGAACTAATCAAACAGGATGAATGGATGATGAATGCATTACTAGCAGCAAAACAATTAAACCTCCCGGATTGGTGGATTTGTGCTGGCTTTGTCCGATCAAAAATATGGGACACGTTACATAATTTTACGAATAGAACGCGTACACCAGATGTAGATGTCATATATTTTGATCGTACTAACCTTAATGAAACGGAAGAAAAGAGATTAGAAGAAAAGTTAATGGAGATAAACCCAATTGTCCCGTGGTCTGTTAAGAATGAAGCAAGAATGCACATCACAAATGGCATTCCACCTTACTCATCTTCAGTCGATGCAATTTCAAAATTTCCAGAAACAGCAACAGCATTAGGTGTAAAATTGGACGGGGTAGACAACCTGATATTAACTGCCCCTTGTGGAATAAGTGATGTACTCAATTTAGAAATAAAGCCTACATCTTTTTTTAGGGAACATCCAGACCTTGGCACAATTTATAATGAACGTGTAATGAAAAAGAATTGGAAAGATACTTGGAGCAGGGTTAAGATGCATTATATATAG
- a CDS encoding NADPH-dependent FMN reductase gives MRIVALAGSIVGSKTKTATKKVVEMLENKYPQHEVTLLDLADYTLEFSDGRHYFEYDGDTKYVTETIMLADAIIIGTPTFQASIPATLKNIFDLLPVSAFRDNVVSIIVTAGTAKHYLMVEQQLKPILVYMKAQIVQPYVFIEEKDIHRKEIINDDVVFRLERLVEDTVLLAETYKNLQANRDAKYDF, from the coding sequence ATGAGAATTGTAGCATTAGCCGGCTCTATTGTCGGCTCAAAAACAAAAACTGCCACGAAAAAAGTGGTTGAAATGCTTGAAAATAAATACCCGCAGCATGAAGTTACACTATTAGATCTAGCTGACTACACATTGGAATTCAGCGATGGTCGCCATTATTTTGAGTATGATGGAGATACAAAATACGTTACGGAGACCATTATGTTGGCCGATGCCATTATTATTGGGACGCCAACGTTTCAAGCATCCATTCCAGCAACATTAAAAAATATCTTTGACTTACTGCCAGTTAGTGCTTTCCGTGACAACGTAGTTAGTATAATCGTGACTGCCGGTACAGCGAAACATTATTTAATGGTGGAGCAGCAATTAAAGCCGATTTTAGTGTATATGAAGGCTCAAATTGTCCAGCCTTATGTATTTATCGAAGAAAAGGACATTCACCGGAAAGAAATAATCAATGATGATGTGGTTTTTCGTCTTGAACGTTTAGTTGAAGATACTGTGCTACTGGCAGAAACCTATAAAAATCTTCAGGCGAACCGAGACGCCAAATATGACTTTTGA
- a CDS encoding cell wall hydrolase, whose product MPIVKYTSADVALMARMMRAEAVGEGKLGMLYVGNVIVNRAKADCLDFTDVRTIREVIFQVQGGNYSFEAVQKGSLFYKGAREVEKRLAKKNLNFWRQHPAKYALWYFNPYAPCPPTWYGQPFTGNFKNHCYYEPAAGTCASVY is encoded by the coding sequence ATGCCGATAGTTAAATACACAAGTGCGGACGTTGCTTTAATGGCAAGGATGATGAGAGCGGAAGCGGTAGGTGAAGGGAAACTGGGAATGCTGTACGTGGGAAATGTAATTGTTAATCGTGCCAAAGCGGATTGTTTAGATTTTACAGATGTTAGAACAATTCGAGAAGTCATTTTTCAAGTGCAGGGAGGAAATTATTCCTTTGAAGCGGTTCAAAAGGGTAGTTTATTTTATAAAGGAGCGAGAGAAGTCGAGAAAAGATTAGCAAAAAAAAATTTGAACTTTTGGAGACAACACCCGGCGAAATATGCTCTTTGGTATTTCAATCCATATGCTCCTTGTCCTCCAACATGGTACGGTCAACCCTTTACTGGCAATTTTAAAAATCATTGTTATTATGAGCCAGCAGCCGGAACATGTGCCAGTGTATATTAA
- a CDS encoding nucleotidyltransferase domain-containing protein yields the protein MTQIKEIGSLCPVDEEGYIVSQSDLNKINNKFHEVIQLINECCLSVLQKEIHSIYLRGSVPRGLEIEGVSDVDAIIITYSNPQELDLDWVEVTEQFINQKFPFINGVELAFYPLSEIEDSKRYCSMIPFILKVYGICVYGGNLIGNLPNYKPDSALANEHLIHLASLIDRARHDLEGNDDIEDIRDCCSWIMRSIVRAGLALVIVQEQAYTRDLFPAFKLFSRHYPEKEQEMRTALWYAINPLSNPEEILEFLEHLGNWIKEEADNWLKVYNPTRELHLPLFEK from the coding sequence GTGACCCAAATTAAAGAAATAGGTTCATTATGCCCTGTAGACGAAGAAGGCTATATTGTAAGTCAATCTGACCTAAATAAAATTAATAATAAATTTCACGAAGTAATCCAATTAATCAATGAATGCTGCCTTTCCGTTTTACAGAAGGAGATCCACAGCATTTATTTAAGGGGATCTGTGCCAAGAGGATTGGAGATTGAAGGGGTATCTGATGTTGATGCAATAATCATAACCTACTCCAATCCTCAAGAACTAGACCTTGATTGGGTGGAGGTGACTGAACAATTCATTAACCAAAAGTTCCCCTTTATAAATGGCGTAGAATTAGCATTTTATCCTTTAAGTGAGATAGAAGATTCAAAGCGTTATTGTTCCATGATCCCGTTTATACTAAAGGTTTATGGTATTTGTGTTTATGGCGGAAACCTAATAGGTAATCTTCCAAATTATAAACCCGACAGCGCCTTAGCGAATGAGCATCTTATTCATTTAGCTTCTCTAATTGATCGGGCGAGACATGACTTAGAAGGAAATGACGATATAGAGGATATTAGGGATTGCTGTTCATGGATTATGAGAAGTATTGTGAGAGCTGGCCTTGCACTTGTTATTGTTCAAGAGCAAGCGTATACAAGAGATTTATTCCCAGCTTTTAAACTATTTTCGAGGCATTATCCCGAAAAGGAACAAGAAATGAGAACAGCACTTTGGTACGCAATCAATCCTTTATCGAATCCAGAAGAAATATTGGAGTTCTTGGAACACTTAGGAAATTGGATAAAAGAAGAAGCGGATAATTGGCTTAAAGTTTATAATCCAACAAGGGAATTACATCTTCCGCTATTTGAAAAGTAA
- a CDS encoding GNAT family N-acetyltransferase, giving the protein MLADPSEMLVREYVSRGKCFIMKRDEITIGTYVLIPTRPETAEIVNVAVDEGYHGQGYGKKLVLHAIETAKREGYKTIEIGTGNSGVLQLALYQKCGFRMISIDRDFFVRHYDDPIYENGIRVIDMVRLSQDL; this is encoded by the coding sequence ATGCTGGCAGATCCGTCAGAAATGCTTGTCAGAGAATACGTTTCTAGAGGTAAGTGCTTTATTATGAAGCGTGATGAGATAACTATAGGTACATATGTCCTTATTCCAACCCGACCGGAAACAGCAGAAATTGTAAATGTAGCAGTGGATGAAGGTTACCATGGTCAAGGGTATGGTAAGAAACTTGTTCTCCATGCGATTGAAACGGCAAAACGTGAAGGATATAAAACCATTGAAATAGGAACGGGAAACTCAGGAGTCCTGCAACTGGCACTATATCAAAAATGCGGTTTTAGAATGATTTCTATTGACCGTGACTTTTTTGTCAGGCACTATGATGATCCTATTTATGAAAATGGCATTCGAGTCATCGATATGGTGCGACTATCGCAGGATTTATAA
- a CDS encoding nuclear transport factor 2 family protein: MDQIQGVLKDYFQAWNEGLTSKNGDGIRKYMSKKFVGYWANSEIDQPDPYYFDYDLNEVLKQMDHAEKSFEVASIIERKNERLVVGRETNVINGKPFTAQCMFVWRKEDGEWKLLREYIELER, encoded by the coding sequence ATGGATCAGATACAAGGGGTATTAAAGGATTATTTTCAAGCTTGGAATGAAGGTTTAACAAGTAAAAATGGTGACGGAATTAGAAAATATATGTCAAAAAAGTTTGTGGGCTACTGGGCTAATTCAGAAATTGATCAGCCAGATCCTTATTACTTTGACTATGATCTGAACGAAGTACTGAAGCAAATGGATCATGCCGAAAAAAGTTTTGAGGTGGCTTCTATTATTGAACGTAAAAATGAACGTTTAGTTGTAGGCAGAGAAACAAATGTAATAAATGGAAAGCCTTTTACCGCTCAATGCATGTTTGTATGGCGAAAAGAAGATGGTGAGTGGAAGTTATTGAGGGAATATATTGAGCTAGAGCGATAA
- the rraA gene encoding ribonuclease E activity regulator RraA, with protein MIDFKTTDLCDDHSDSLQISNIAFRSFGKRTRFSGKIQTVNVYEDNVLIVEALENVPEGSVIVVNGGGSNRCALLGDRLAGIAQSRKLSGIIINGFVRDSVDLAKIDVGILALGTHPLKSKKNGTGKRNSALHFGGVEWRSGEYVYADEDGVVISKQSLLTE; from the coding sequence ATGATAGACTTCAAAACTACTGATTTATGCGACGACCATTCAGACTCACTGCAAATTAGCAATATTGCATTCCGTTCTTTTGGAAAAAGGACACGATTTTCTGGGAAAATTCAAACGGTAAATGTGTATGAGGATAACGTGCTCATTGTGGAGGCATTGGAAAATGTACCAGAAGGTTCCGTTATCGTTGTCAACGGTGGTGGTTCAAATCGGTGCGCACTCCTCGGCGATCGATTAGCAGGTATTGCACAATCAAGAAAGCTTTCAGGCATTATTATAAACGGTTTTGTTCGGGACTCTGTTGATCTGGCCAAAATCGATGTGGGCATTCTTGCATTAGGAACACATCCGCTTAAAAGTAAAAAGAATGGTACTGGCAAACGCAATAGTGCTCTTCACTTTGGTGGAGTCGAGTGGCGGTCAGGTGAATATGTATATGCGGACGAAGACGGGGTAGTTATTTCAAAGCAATCACTTCTTACGGAATAA